Proteins from one Phaenicophaeus curvirostris isolate KB17595 chromosome 16, BPBGC_Pcur_1.0, whole genome shotgun sequence genomic window:
- the AP5Z1 gene encoding AP-5 complex subunit zeta-1, whose protein sequence is MFSVGAESLLRQAREIQEEELRRFASRLAALLRGPEPGSEAADCLQRLHLAVAATKYPRRLDGEFVELLQKVLCSSKCPEQIQLLCAAILREMSPCNDLILSCDEIQDTKLLSLVSSILLAQGNKKNEVFAVGQRIVKILGKRLPEGDGARNILPLLSNVISLSPESLTEEQTDLLSKKMADWLRYASVQQAAPPPSGGFFSSPRTRPPGPVTEVDGAIATDFFTVLSMGQYYTQDQWLNVQAFSMLRKWLLCFGGKGLKTPNSGDKSGMDRSVMSMVSTTPTSSHLLPPKERLREKAFEYCQRLIEQSNRRPLKKDDGDLQKACLIEAVTIMDIICKQDSSYVYRAASFLKILHGRICRDATYARTLLPIAQFFLNHSKVAAMDSDVIYTHLFTDIPAQLFHNPSLAFEFVQFCKDNSQLFTETSSIFKQSFPNLFKFLAWNSPPLISEFVDLLPFLLDASTAIEIFHLLLDLPCLTAALDIQLRSTALPTTKRAACNPAVKPATCLEAFHHPLYKSTFQYLLRTESAPEDAPESLIPLRQLLGSLAGSPRVVQCAETVPVLLELFFRVVSEFADGPLINQLVVLLLQRSDQLYEIPAFKDDVYRVLSLQLVVLCKLHPALIVELSKEILDFSGTVSNIQNKEAIFTHMVWAIGEYMSASYDKRCTVEQINHFFENLETVLFEITQVRPLASSRSYPPRAISVLMATLAKLAARSQDLIPRTSMFLSKMKTFVQNSDVASVYCKEDLEQILNQATDLVNLLKMPSMAQFVLMSPGDVASTRFQKEVNDSFPYALRIVTLLLEPVPGFMPG, encoded by the exons ATGTTCTCAGTGGGGGCCGAGAGCCTCCTCAGGCAGGCGAG ggagaTCCAGGAGGAGGAGCTGCGCAGATTCGCCTCCCGCCTGGCCGCGCTGCTGCGGGGCCCCGAGCCGGGTTCCGAGGCCGCCGACTGCCTCCAGAGGCTGCACCTCGCCGTCGCCGCCACCAAGTACCCTCGCAG GCTAGATGGCGAGTTTGTGGAACTGTTGCAGAAGGTCTTGTGTTCATCCAAGTGCCCTGAGCAGATTCAGCTGTTATGTGCTGCCATCCTGAGAGAGATGTCGCCTTGCAATGATCTGATCCTCTCCTGTGATGAAATTCAAGATACAAAGCTCTTGAGCTTGGTCTCTTCCATCCTTTTAGCTCAG ggaAATAAGAAGAATGAAGTGTTTGCTGTGGGGCAGCGTATTGTAAAAATCCTTGGAAAAAGACTGCCTGAGGGTGACGGTGCTCGGAACATTCTTCCTCTCCTGTCAAATGTCATCAGTCTTTCACCAGAATCTCTAACTGAAg AACAGACCGATCTACTCAGTAAAAAGATGGCTGACTGGCTGAGGTATGCCAGTGTTCAGCAAGCAGCTCCTCCACCCTCTGGAGGCTTCTTCTCAAGTCCCAGAACCAGACCG cctggccctgtCACAGAGGTGGATGGTGCCATCGCCACAGACTTCTTCACAGTGCTCTCAATGGGTCAGTACTACACACAGGACCAGTGGCTCAACGTGCAGGCCTTCTCCATGCTGCGAAAGTGGCTGCTGTGCTTTGGGGGCAAGGGGTTGAAGACCCCCAATTCAG GTGACAAATCAGGAATGGACAGGTCTGTTATGTCCATGGTTTCGACTACTCCCACATCTAGTCACCTACTGCCCCCAAAGGAGCGCCTGCGGGAGAAAGCCTTTGAATACTGCCAGCGGCTTATTGAGCAGAGCAACCGAC GACCCCTGAAGAAAGATGATGGAGACCTGCAGAAAGCT TGTCTCATTGAGGCGGTGACAATCATGGACATCATCTGCAAACAGGACTCCTCCTATGTGTACCGTGCAGCGTCCTTCCTAAAAATCCTGCACGGCAGAATCTGCAGGGATGCCACTTATGCCAGAACACTGCTGCCCATTGCCCAGTTCTTCCTGAACCACA GCAAAGTGGCAGCTATGGACTCCGATGTCATCTACACACACTTATTCACGGATATCCCAGCTCAGCTTTTCCACAACCCATCACTGGCCTTCGAAtttgtccagttctgcaaaGACAACAGCCAGCTCTTCACTGAGACCTCCAGCATATTCAAGCAGAGCTTCCCAAATCTCTTCAAG TTCTTGGCATGGAACAGCCCACCTCTTATCTCTGAATTTGTGgaccttctcccatttttgCTGGATGCAAGCACAGCCATTGAAATCTTCCATTTGCTGCTCGACCTACCCTGTTTAACTGCAGCTCTGGACATCCAGCTGAG GTCAACAGCTCTTCCTACCACCAAGAGGGCTGCCTGCAACCCAGCTGTGAAGCCAGCCACCTGTCTGGAAGCCTTTCACCATCCCCTTTACAAGAGCACATTCCAGTATCTTCTGCGCACCGAGTCTGCTCCGGAGGATGCCCCGGAGAG CCTGATTCCACTTCGGCAGCTTCTGGGATCCCTGGCTGGCAGCCCCAGGGTCGTGCAGTGTGCAGAGACTGTCCCGGTCTTATTGGAGCTCTTCTTCAGGGTGGTGTCAGAG TTTGCAGATGGACCGCTGATAAACCagctggtggtgctgctgctgcagagaagtGACCAGCTCTATGAGATTCCAGCATTTAAAGATGACGTGTACAG GGTGCTGAGCTTGCAGCTGGTGGTGCTCTGCAAGCTGCACCCTGCACTCATCGTGGAGCTGTCCAAGGAAATTCTGGATTTCTCAGGAACAGTCAGTAACATCCAGAACAAGGAAGCCATCTTCACTCACATG GTCTGGGCTATTGGAGAGTACATGTCTGCATCCTATGACAAGCGCTGCACTGTGGAGCAGATCAACCACTTCTTTGAGAATCTGGAGACAGTGCTATTTGAAATCACCCAGGTCCGACCACTGGCAAGCAGCCGCAGCTACCCGCCCCGAGCCATCAGTGTCCTTATGGCCACCTTGGCCAAGCTGGCAGCTCGCAGCCAGGACTTGATCCCCAG AACGTCCATGTTCCTGTCCAAGATGAAGACATTTGTGCAGAACTCTGATGTCGCCTCTGTTTACTGCAAGGAGGACCTTGAGCAGATCCTTAACCAGGCAACTGACCTTGTGAACCTACTGAAAATGCCAAGTATGGCTCAGTTTGTGCTCATGTCACCTGGAGACGTGGCCAGCACACGGTTTCAGAAAGAGGTGAATGACTCCTTCCCGTATGCCCTGAGGATAGTTACCCTTCTCCTAGAGCCGGTTCCTGGCTTCATGCCAGGGTGA
- the RADIL gene encoding ras-associating and dilute domain-containing protein, with product MTTSHTMFYGSSSTMAPPSKNRLKRQSRIFSQVLYRTLSYKDRSSSSTSPAAGEDDPAELSTQLSAPGVLKIFGGNICAGTNYKSVLATGSSGARELVKEALERYGLSQLSAGQYALCDVIGRFEGPEKRWQTEGLRVLGDHEKPLLIQDLWKPREGFSRRLELRKRAEVEELAAKDVDTTTAGINAQARRLQRHRARGARRGPAGAELRVPPASALRRSLSETSLGQRDGLPRRCCTLPGSPAARSGSSMRYSLYQSPHLLLLQGYSQQHDSLVYLLNREQHTVGQRTQASKPSISLSAPDILPLHCTIRKLRPSRHHSEEKLVLEPITGAGISVNFTEVARTVVLRHGDLLSLGLYYLLLYKDPMKAQPLPAQTLLRLRALHPNGPEGSSVCRACGSLLKERDPATKNQGPSPAGGPRTPRRKLLLEFKPAAEDVLLRRIMTLIEPGGDDHKLTPAFLLCLCIQHSATSFEPGDFGQLLLKVAKMIQRTVWERTRELAEKQSQHQDPAALSRFTITDLLPDLQHIIFWMANAIEVLYFVQQKSPTYIQSMEEELDVRGSKESLFSSTITASEEAMTVLEEVIMYTFQQCVYYISKCLYVSLPALLECNPFQNECRESWRATPPLPEEIRRVVLIYQATLDLLRQYEVHPEITSQMFAYLFFFSNTLLFNQLLDKGSSLGCFHWSQGVKLRAGVRLLLEWLRGAGFEQLAQQFFAKLSSVANLLAMPGSQLVQMTWPSLRAEFPALSPAQLHRVLSQCQAVMDVGCIAAWQPSEEESLAAFQPDEMLESFDNHPPIILPSGGFKVDLEVETLDDNIYRHLLYIRHFLWSLQSKTPPTGEGPGSAPPKKETRATADVLEVNESLATALGSSITPDCCSLGGCAEPDGGPPLCLAPNGCPCEHPDTEPQLQEKLKQLQLGRGPAPKASTAPTDPSCLLTPPTTPLNFDTGSLESPQGTGKGLQDPRRNGMNGTKGSTPEGCSPTPYDYPTPESSSRSSATDDFCYVFVVELERGPIGLGMGLIDGLHTPLCSPGIYIRTLIEDSPAATDGRLSIGDRILAVNGTSLIGADYQSAVDLIRSGGKKLRFLVAKSDMEIAKKISSSSSSS from the exons ATGACAACCTCGCACACGATGTTTTATGGGTCCTCCTCCACCATGGCTCCACCATCCAAGAACCGGCTGAAGCGCCAGAGCCGGATTTTCTCCCAAGTCTTGTACCGGACGCTCAGCTACAAGGACCGGAGCTCATCCTCCACTTCCCCAGCAGCTGGTGAAGATGACCCAGCTGAGCTCTCCACTCAGCTCTCAGCCCCCGGTGTCCTGAAGATCTTTGGGGGCAACATCTGTGCAGGCACCAACTACAAGAGCGTGCTGGCGACGGGCAGCTCAGGCGCCCGGGAGCTGGTGAAGGAAGCCCTGGAGCGCTACGGACTGAGCCAGCTCAGTGCCGGACAGTACGCCCTGTGCGACGTCATTGGGAGGTTCGAGGGCCCTGAGAAACGGTGGCAGACAGAGGGGCTGAGGGTCCTGGGTGATCATGAGAAGCCACTGCTCATCCAGGACCTCTGGAAGCCCAGAGAGGGCTTCTCACGGCGGCTGGAGCTGCGCAAGAGagcggaggtggaggagctggCAGCCAAGGATGTGGATACCACTACTGCAG GCATCAACGCCCAAGCGCGGCGGCTGCAGCGGCACCGGGCGCGGGGGGCTCGGCGGGGCCCGGCGGGGGCTGAGCTCCGCGTCCCCCCCGCCTCTGCCCTGCGGCGCAGCCTCAGCGAGACCAGCCTGGGGCAGCGGGACGGGCTCCCCCGGCGCTGCTGCACCCTGCCCGGCAGCCCGGCGGCGCGGAGCGGCTCCAGCATGCGGTACTCGCTCTACCAGTCCCCgcacctcctgctcctgcagggctACAGCCAGCAGCAT GACAGCCTGGTTTACCTGCTGAACCGCGAGCAGCACACGGTGGGCCAGAGGACGCAGGCGAGCAAGCCCAGCATCAGCCTGTCAGCCCCCGACATCTTACCCCTGCACTGCACCATCAGGAAGCTCCGACCTTCCCGGCATCACTCAGAGGAGAAGCTGGTTTTGGAGCCCATCACCGGTGCTGGCATCTCCGTCAACTTCACCGAGGTGGCCCGGACGGTTGTGCTGCGGCACGGGGACCTCCTCTCCCTGGGTCTCTACTACCTGCTCCTCTACAAGGACCCCATGAAGGCGCAGCCGCTGCCGGCGCAGACCCTGCTGAGGCTGCGAGCCCTGCACCCCAACGGCCCTGAAGGTTCCTCCGTCTGCAGGGCGTGTGGCAGCCTGCTGAAAGAGAGGGACCCTGCCACCAAAAACCAGGGACCATCACCTGCCGGTGGCCCCAGGACACCTCgcagaaagctgctgctggagttcAAGCCTGCGGCCGAGGATGTGCTCCTGCGGCGCATCATGACCCTGATCGAACCAGGCGGGGATGACCACAAGCTGACACCTGCCttcctgctctgcctctgcaTCCAGCACTCGGCCACCAGCTTCGAGCCGGGTGACTttgggcagctgctgctcaaAGTGGCCAAAATGATCCAGAGGACAGTGTGG GAGCGGACACGGGAGCTGGCCGAGAAGCAGTCCCAGCA CCAGGACCCTGCTGCCCTGTCCCGCTTCACCATCACGGACCTTCTCCCAGACCTGCAGCACATCATCTTCTGGATGGCCAATGCCATCGAGGTCCTTTACTTTGTCCAGCAGAAATCACCCACCTACATCCAGAGcatggaggaggagctggacgTCAGAG GTTCCAAGGAGTCTCTCTTCTCCTCGACCATCACAGCCAGCGAGGAGGCGATGACGGTGCTGGAGGAGGTGATCATGTACACCTTCCAGCAGTGTGTCTACTACATCTCCAAG TGTCTGTATGTGTcgctccctgccctgctggagTGCAACCCCTTCCAAAACGAGTGCCGGGAGAGCTGGCGGGCAACCCCGCCGCTGCCTGAGGAGATCCGAAGGGTCGTGCTCATCTACCAGGCGACGCTGGACCTGCTCCGCCAGTATGAGGTGCACCCAGAGATCACCTCCCAGATGTTTGCCtacctcttcttcttctccaacACCCTGCTCTTCAACCAGCTCTTGGATAAGG GCTCCTCTCTCGGCTGCTTCCACTGGTCGCAGGGGGTGAAGCTGCGGGCCGGCGTGCGGCTGCTCCTGGAGTGGCTGCGTGGTGCTGGCTTCGAGCAGCTCGCCCAGCAGTTCTTTGCCAAACTCAGCAGTGTGgccaacctgctggccatgcctgGCTCCCAGCTGGTGCAG ATGACGTGGCCATCCCTGCGAGCTGAGTTCCCGGCGCTGAGCCCCGCGCAGCTCCACCGGGTGCTGAGCCAGTGCCAGGCGGTGATGGACGTGGGCTGCATCGCAGCATGGCAGCCCAGTGAGGAGGAGAGCCTGGCCGCCTTCCAGCCCG ATGAGATGCTGGAGTCCTTTGAcaaccatccacccatcatCCTGCCAAGCGGGGGCTTCAAAGTGGACCTGGAGGTGGAGACGTTGGATGACAACATCTACCGGCATCTTCTTTACATCCGCCACTTCCTCTGGAGCCTGCAGAGCAAGACCCCCCCGACTGGTGAGGGGCCAGGCTCAGCACCCCCAAAG AAAGAGACACGGGCCACGGCAGATGTCCTGGAGGTGAACGAGAGCCTGGCCACTGCCCTGGGGAGTTCCATCACCCCGGACTGCTGCTCCCTGGGGGGCTGTGCCGAGCCGGACGGGGGCCCCCCGCTCTGCCTGGCCCCCAACGGCTGCCCCTGCGAGCACCCCGACACTGAGCCCCAGCTCCAGGAGAAGCTcaagcagctgcagctgggccggggtccggctcccaagGCCAGCACAGCGCCCACAGACCCCTCCTGCCTACTGACACCACCCACCACCCCCCTGAATTTCGACACTGGGAGCCTGGAGTCCCCGCAAGGCACCGGCAAGGGGCTTCAGGACCCCCGGAGGAATGGGATGAACGGCACCAAAGGCAGCACCCCTGAAG GATGCTCACCTACCCCCTACGACTACCCAACTCCAGAGTCTTCCAGCCGCAGCTCTGCCACAGATGACTTCTGTTACGTCTTCGtggtggagctggagagagGACCCATCGGGCTGGGGATGGGGCTGATCGATGGCTTG CACACTCCTCTCTGCTCCCCGGGGATCTATATCCGCACCCTGATCGAGGACAGCCCTGCAGCCACCGACGGGAGACTCTCCATTGGGGACCGCATCCTGGCTGTCAACGGCACCAGTCTCATCGGGGCAGACTACCAAAG tgcGGTGGACCTCATCCGCTCGGGAGGGAAGAAGCTGCGGTTTCTGGTTGCCAAGTCGGACATGGAAATAGCCAAAAAAATCAgttccagctcctcttcctcctag